One Pseudomonas tolaasii NCPPB 2192 genomic window carries:
- the motD gene encoding flagellar motor protein MotD yields the protein MSRRRREPEEHVNHERWLVSYADFITLLFAFFVVMYSISSINEGKYKVISQALVGVFNDADRSLKPIPIGDERPKTVTPAKPLVNDSDETAAGIGGTSDPLKSIADDISAAFGDLIKSNQMTVRGNELWVEIELNSSLLFASADAMPSDQAFTIIDKVAAILKPFENPVHVEGFTDNFPISTAQYPTNWELSSARAASIVRMLAMQGVNPGRLASVGYGEFQPVANNATAEGRARNRRVVLVVSRNLDVRRSLTGTGTANATPDAALKRAGTQTAPPTVKPSVRQSAVNSPSPAQ from the coding sequence GTGAGCCGTCGCCGTCGCGAGCCTGAAGAACATGTTAACCACGAACGCTGGCTGGTGTCCTACGCGGACTTCATCACCTTGTTGTTCGCGTTTTTCGTGGTGATGTACTCCATCTCGTCGATCAATGAAGGCAAGTACAAGGTGATTTCCCAGGCGTTGGTCGGGGTGTTCAACGACGCTGACCGTTCCCTCAAGCCGATTCCGATTGGCGATGAACGGCCCAAGACCGTGACCCCGGCCAAGCCGCTGGTCAATGACAGCGACGAAACCGCGGCGGGCATCGGCGGCACCAGCGACCCGCTCAAAAGCATTGCCGACGACATCAGCGCCGCGTTTGGCGACCTGATCAAGTCCAACCAGATGACCGTGCGCGGTAACGAGCTATGGGTGGAGATCGAGTTGAACTCCAGCCTGTTGTTCGCCAGCGCCGATGCGATGCCGAGCGACCAGGCGTTCACCATCATCGACAAGGTGGCGGCGATCCTCAAACCGTTTGAAAACCCGGTGCACGTAGAAGGCTTTACCGACAACTTTCCGATCAGCACGGCGCAATACCCGACCAACTGGGAATTGTCTTCGGCCCGTGCCGCGAGCATTGTGCGCATGCTGGCGATGCAGGGTGTGAACCCCGGGCGCCTGGCGTCGGTGGGTTATGGCGAATTCCAGCCGGTGGCCAACAACGCCACGGCGGAAGGCCGCGCGCGCAACCGCCGGGTGGTGCTGGTGGTCTCGCGTAACCTGGACGTGCGCCGCAGCCTGACCGGCACCGGCACGGCCAATGCAACGCCGGACGCGGCGTTGAAGCGGGCTGGCACACAAACTGCACCGCCAACCGTTAAACCGTCGGTTCGTCAGAGTGCCGTCAATTCTCCGTCACCGGCTCAATAA
- a CDS encoding ParA family protein: protein MRVWAVANQKGGVGKTTTSIALAGLLAEAGKRVVVVDLDPHGSMTSYFGYDPDALEHSCYDLFLHKGSVPADLPGQLLLPTSNESISLLPSSTALATLERQSPGQSGLGLVIAKTLAQLWQDFDYAIIDSPPLLGVLMVNALAASQQLVIPVQTEHLAVKGLERMVSTLAMINRSRKQALPFSIVPTLFDRRTQASLGTLRVLRDAYPDTIWNGYIPVDTRLRDASRAGLTPSQFDGKSRGVLAYRALLKHLLSQQLVAQVA, encoded by the coding sequence ATGAGAGTCTGGGCAGTTGCCAATCAAAAAGGTGGGGTCGGCAAGACCACCACGTCCATCGCCCTGGCCGGTTTGCTGGCAGAGGCGGGCAAGCGCGTGGTCGTGGTCGACCTGGACCCCCACGGCTCCATGACCAGCTATTTCGGTTACGACCCGGATGCGCTGGAACACAGCTGCTACGACCTGTTCCTGCACAAGGGCAGCGTGCCGGCGGATTTGCCGGGGCAACTGCTGCTGCCCACCAGCAACGAAAGCATTTCCCTGCTGCCGTCCAGCACCGCCTTGGCCACCCTTGAGCGCCAGTCGCCGGGGCAGAGCGGTTTGGGCCTGGTGATCGCCAAGACCCTGGCGCAACTGTGGCAGGACTTCGACTACGCGATCATCGACAGCCCGCCGTTGCTTGGCGTGCTGATGGTCAACGCCTTGGCGGCCAGCCAGCAGCTGGTGATCCCGGTGCAGACCGAGCACCTGGCGGTCAAAGGCCTGGAGCGCATGGTCAGCACCCTGGCGATGATCAACCGCTCGCGCAAACAGGCGCTGCCGTTCAGCATCGTGCCGACCCTGTTCGACCGCCGCACCCAGGCGTCCCTGGGGACTTTGCGCGTATTGCGCGATGCCTACCCGGACACCATCTGGAATGGCTACATCCCGGTGGACACGCGCCTGCGTGACGCCAGCCGCGCCGGTCTGACGCCGTCGCAGTTCGACGGCAAGAGCCGTGGCGTGCTGGCCTACCGCGCGTTGCTCAAGCACCTGCTGTCGCAGCAGCTTGTGGCGCAGGTGGCGTGA
- a CDS encoding CheW domain-containing protein, which produces MTRPVELKTRPQLALESYLDALLQDATAQELPEPILVLEPAVEPEAALDEFQLAVLEEQARDALVVVPIAPVVSAPVVVAPVVVEPVVEVHLPPSITPPPVTGDDRPAWAAEPFECLLFDVAGLTLAVPLVCLGSIYSLEGQELTPLFGQPEWFLGILPSQAGNLKVLDTARWVMPDRYRDDFRQGLQYVISVQGYEWGLAVHQVSRSLRLDPNEIKWRSHRGQRPWLAGTVIEHMCALLDVAELAELIASGAVKSMPQNKRS; this is translated from the coding sequence ATGACCCGTCCCGTAGAACTCAAGACCCGGCCGCAACTGGCACTGGAATCCTACCTGGATGCCTTGCTGCAGGATGCGACTGCGCAAGAACTGCCTGAGCCGATTCTGGTGTTGGAACCGGCGGTCGAACCGGAAGCCGCGCTGGATGAATTCCAGTTGGCGGTGCTGGAAGAGCAAGCCCGGGATGCCTTGGTGGTGGTGCCGATTGCACCGGTTGTTTCGGCGCCGGTAGTGGTTGCACCGGTTGTGGTCGAGCCGGTGGTGGAAGTTCACCTGCCGCCAAGCATCACCCCACCGCCGGTGACGGGCGATGACCGCCCGGCGTGGGCCGCCGAGCCGTTCGAATGCCTGCTGTTCGACGTCGCCGGGCTGACTCTGGCGGTGCCGCTGGTGTGCCTGGGCTCGATCTACTCGCTGGAAGGCCAGGAACTGACGCCACTGTTCGGGCAACCGGAGTGGTTCCTTGGCATCCTGCCCAGCCAGGCCGGCAACCTTAAAGTCCTCGATACCGCGCGCTGGGTGATGCCCGACCGCTACCGCGATGACTTTCGCCAGGGCCTGCAATATGTGATCTCGGTGCAGGGTTACGAGTGGGGGCTGGCGGTGCATCAAGTCAGCCGCTCATTGCGCCTGGACCCGAACGAAATCAAATGGCGCAGCCACCGGGGCCAGCGGCCATGGCTGGCGGGCACCGTGATCGAACACATGTGCGCGTTGCTTGATGTCGCCGAGCTGGCCGAGTTGATCGCCAGTGGCGCCGTCAAATCGATGCCACAGAACAAACGCAGTTGA
- a CDS encoding chemotaxis protein CheW gives MNKSASAQGLADDPILQWVTFKLDNESYGINVMRVQEVLRYTEIAPVPGAPSYVLGIINLRGNVVTVIDTRQRFGLVPTEVNDNTRIVIIEADKQVVGIMVDSVAEVVYLRQSEVETAPNVGNEESAKFIQGVCNKNGELLILVELDKMMSEEEWSELESI, from the coding sequence ATGAACAAGTCAGCGTCCGCACAAGGTTTGGCCGATGATCCAATCCTGCAATGGGTAACCTTCAAACTGGACAACGAGTCCTACGGCATCAACGTGATGCGCGTGCAGGAAGTGCTGCGCTACACCGAGATCGCCCCGGTGCCGGGTGCGCCAAGCTACGTGCTGGGCATCATCAACCTGCGCGGCAACGTGGTGACCGTGATCGACACCCGCCAGCGTTTTGGCCTGGTGCCGACTGAAGTCAACGACAACACCCGTATCGTGATCATCGAAGCCGACAAGCAAGTGGTCGGGATCATGGTCGACAGCGTGGCCGAAGTGGTTTACCTGCGCCAATCGGAAGTGGAAACCGCGCCGAACGTGGGTAACGAAGAATCCGCCAAGTTTATCCAGGGCGTGTGCAACAAGAACGGCGAACTGCTGATTCTGGTTGAGCTGGACAAGATGATGAGCGAAGAAGAATGGTCGGAACTGGAGAGCATCTGA